A stretch of the Salmo salar chromosome ssa20, Ssal_v3.1, whole genome shotgun sequence genome encodes the following:
- the LOC106581103 gene encoding protein Aster-B isoform X3 produces the protein MLSQQSSQQSSHDDDSTRFLTPFNLEERSDSAADKISTASNSNRSTPACSPVLRPKRSPTPQSLEPGENMVEKGHSDHSSDKSPSTPEQVVQRTYSLQSARSGGKNSKKSQSWYNHERQHILRVLSPTYKQRNEDFRKLFKQLPDTERLIVDYSCALQRDILLQGRLYLSENWICFYSNIFRWETLLTVRLKDVCTMTKEKTARLIPNAIQVSTDGEKHFLTSFGARDRTYMMMFRLWQNALLDKPLCPKELWHFVHQCYGNELGLTSDDEDYVHPDDDFNTMGFCEEIPNEENEISNDNLSKSSAEAKHEGSPPSIHKKCIISSTISSEPLSFDLPPDEYIDCLPDGELLALPLVLEQRLAEASGLVPSTSLDFNDNEDIPTELSDSSETHDEAGEVQAFHDDLKGRQYIDEVYKFSVDKMYDILFTESQFMTDFMEQRRFSDIVFHSWKKDDAAGNQTREIMYTISLSNPLAPKTATVTETQTLYKASHESECYIIDAEVITHDVPYHDYFYTLNRYMLTRVAKNKCRLRVSTELRYRKQPWGLVKGFIEKNFWSGLDENFRHLELELSKVEDVVLESARPSPKVKVVKTSVRRRKRPLVQLRSQHLDDALLSPVTTPTDDEVIHRIKHVGVTGSTQTRHMPEHLPGGFALYSVSKLLLIISFVICLSLVLLVLLNMMLFYKLWMLEYSAQPLTTWQGLRIHENKLPQTQMEWAQLLKSQQRYHDAELQKWREIIKSSVVLLDQMKDSLSNLQRGIDLRDYSSEAEEKRSRYH, from the exons CACTGCCAGTAACTCCAACAGGAGCACGCCCGCTTGCTCGCCCGTCTTGCGTCCTAAACGCTCACCCACGCCCCAGAGCCTGGAGCCTGGTGAGAACATGGTGGAGAAGGGCCACTCTGACCACTCCTCTGACAAGTCCCCCTCCACCCCCGAGCAAGTGGTACAGCGAACCTACTCTCTGCAGTCCGCCCGGAGCGGAGGCAAGAACTCCAAG AAGAGCCAGAGCTGGTACAAC cATGAAAGACAACACATCCTGAGA gtgtTGAGCCCCACATACAAACAGCGTAATGAGGACTTCAGGAAGCTCTTCAAGCAGCTACCGGACACAGAGCGACTTATCGTGG ATTACTCCTGCGCCCTGCAACGAGACATCCTCCTGCAGGGCCGACTCTACCTCTCAGAAAACTGGATCTGTTTTTATAGCAACATCTTCCGCTGGGAAACGCTG CTGACGGTGAGGCTGAAGGACGTCTGCACCATGACAAAGGAGAAGACAGCCCGCCTCATCCCCAACGCCATCCAGGTGTCCACAGACGGTGAGAAG CACTTTCTCACCTCATTTGGAGCACGGGACAGGACCTACATGATGATGTTCAGGTTATGGCAGAATGCACTGCTGGACAAA CCCCTGTGCCCCAAAGAGCTATGGCACTTTGTCCATCAGTGTTATGGCAACGAGCTTGGCCTGACCAGTGACGACGAGGACTATGTTCACCCTGACGACGacttcaacaccatggg GTTCTGTGAGGAGATCCCTAACGAGGAGAATGAGATCAGTAATGACAACTTGTCTAAGAGCAGTGCCGAGGCCAAGCACGAGGGCAGCCCACCATCCATACACAAGAAATGCATCATCAGCTCAACCATCAGCAGCGAGCCCCTCTCT TTTGACCTCCCTCCAGACGAATACATCGACTGCCTCCCTGACGGGGAGCTGCTGGCCTTGCCCCTGGTGCTGGAGCAGAGGCTAGCGGAGGCCAGCGGCCTGGTGCCCTCAACCTCCCTAGACTTCAACGACAATGAAGACATCCCCACCGAACTCAGCGACTCCTCAGAGACCCACGACGAGG CAGGGGAAGTGCAGGCATTCCACGATGACCTTAAAGGGAGACAGTACATCGATGAGGTTTACAAGTTCAGTGTGGACAAGATGTACGACATCCTCTTCACAGAATCACAGTTTATGACCGACTTCATGGAGCAGCGCAGGTTCTCTG ATATAGTGTTTCATTCCTGGAAGAAGGACGATGCAGCGGGGAACCAGACGAGAGAGATCATGTACACCATCTCCCTGTCCAACCCGCTGGCCCCCAAGACAGCCACTGTCACAGAGACCCAGACACTGTACAAGGCCAGCCATGAGAGTGAGTGCTACATCATCGATGCTGAGGTCATCACACACGATGTGCCCTACCACGACTACTTCTACACGCTCAACCGTTACATGCTGACACGGGTGGCCAAGAACAAGTGCCGGTTAAG GGTGTCCACTGAGCTACGTTACAGAAAACAGCCATGGGGATTAGTGAAGGGCTTCATCGAGAAGAACTTCTGGAGCGGGCTGGACGAGAACTTCCGCCATCTTG AGTTGGAGCTGTCGAAGGTGGAGGATGTGGTGTTGGAGTCGGCCCGGCCCTCTCCCAAGGTCAAGGTGGTGAAGACGTCTGTGAGGCGGAGGAAAAGACCACTGGTCCAATTACGGAGCCAGCACCTGGACGATGCCCTCCTCAGCCCTGTCACCACGCCAACCGACGACGAGGTCATCCACCGCATCAAACATGTGGGCGTGACAG GTTCCACTCAGACCAGGCACATGCCTGAGCACCTCCCTGGAGGCTTTGCCCTCTACAGTGTCTCCAAACTGCTGCTCATCATCAGCTTTGT GATCTGTCTAAG cctGGTTTTGCTGGTTTTGCTCAACATGATGCTGTTCTATAAGCTGTGGATGCTGGAGTATTCTGCACAGCCTCTTACCACCTGGCAAGGGCTGCGAATACATGAGAA tAAACTGCCCCAGACGCAGATGGAGTGGGCCCAGCTCCTGAAGTCCCAACAGCGTTACCATGATGCTGAGCTGCAGAAGTGGAGAGAGATCATCAAATCCTCAGTGGTACTATTAGACCAG ATGAAAGACTCTCTATCGAACCTTCAAAGGGGCATTGACTTAAGGGACTACAGCTCAGAAGCTGAGGAGAAAAGAAGCCGTTACCACTGA
- the LOC106581103 gene encoding protein Aster-B isoform X5 — translation MLSQQSSQQSSHDDDSTRFLTPFNLEERSDSAADKISTASNSNRSTPACSPVLRPKRSPTPQSLEPGENMVEKGHSDHSSDKSPSTPEQVVQRTYSLQSARSGGKNSKKSQSWYNVLSPTYKQRNEDFRKLFKQLPDTERLIVDYSCALQRDILLQGRLYLSENWICFYSNIFRWETLLTVRLKDVCTMTKEKTARLIPNAIQVSTDGEKHFLTSFGARDRTYMMMFRLWQNALLDKPLCPKELWHFVHQCYGNELGLTSDDEDYVHPDDDFNTMGFCEEIPNEENEISNDNLSKSSAEAKHEGSPPSIHKKCIISSTISSEPLSFDLPPDEYIDCLPDGELLALPLVLEQRLAEASGLVPSTSLDFNDNEDIPTELSDSSETHDEAGEVQAFHDDLKGRQYIDEVYKFSVDKMYDILFTESQFMTDFMEQRRFSDIVFHSWKKDDAAGNQTREIMYTISLSNPLAPKTATVTETQTLYKASHESECYIIDAEVITHDVPYHDYFYTLNRYMLTRVAKNKCRLRVSTELRYRKQPWGLVKGFIEKNFWSGLDENFRHLELELSKVEDVVLESARPSPKVKVVKTSVRRRKRPLVQLRSQHLDDALLSPVTTPTDDEVIHRIKHVGVTGSTQTRHMPEHLPGGFALYSVSKLLLIISFVICLSLVLLVLLNMMLFYKLWMLEYSAQPLTTWQGLRIHENKLPQTQMEWAQLLKSQQRYHDAELQKWREIIKSSVVLLDQMKDSLSNLQRGIDLRDYSSEAEEKRSRYH, via the exons CACTGCCAGTAACTCCAACAGGAGCACGCCCGCTTGCTCGCCCGTCTTGCGTCCTAAACGCTCACCCACGCCCCAGAGCCTGGAGCCTGGTGAGAACATGGTGGAGAAGGGCCACTCTGACCACTCCTCTGACAAGTCCCCCTCCACCCCCGAGCAAGTGGTACAGCGAACCTACTCTCTGCAGTCCGCCCGGAGCGGAGGCAAGAACTCCAAG AAGAGCCAGAGCTGGTACAAC gtgtTGAGCCCCACATACAAACAGCGTAATGAGGACTTCAGGAAGCTCTTCAAGCAGCTACCGGACACAGAGCGACTTATCGTGG ATTACTCCTGCGCCCTGCAACGAGACATCCTCCTGCAGGGCCGACTCTACCTCTCAGAAAACTGGATCTGTTTTTATAGCAACATCTTCCGCTGGGAAACGCTG CTGACGGTGAGGCTGAAGGACGTCTGCACCATGACAAAGGAGAAGACAGCCCGCCTCATCCCCAACGCCATCCAGGTGTCCACAGACGGTGAGAAG CACTTTCTCACCTCATTTGGAGCACGGGACAGGACCTACATGATGATGTTCAGGTTATGGCAGAATGCACTGCTGGACAAA CCCCTGTGCCCCAAAGAGCTATGGCACTTTGTCCATCAGTGTTATGGCAACGAGCTTGGCCTGACCAGTGACGACGAGGACTATGTTCACCCTGACGACGacttcaacaccatggg GTTCTGTGAGGAGATCCCTAACGAGGAGAATGAGATCAGTAATGACAACTTGTCTAAGAGCAGTGCCGAGGCCAAGCACGAGGGCAGCCCACCATCCATACACAAGAAATGCATCATCAGCTCAACCATCAGCAGCGAGCCCCTCTCT TTTGACCTCCCTCCAGACGAATACATCGACTGCCTCCCTGACGGGGAGCTGCTGGCCTTGCCCCTGGTGCTGGAGCAGAGGCTAGCGGAGGCCAGCGGCCTGGTGCCCTCAACCTCCCTAGACTTCAACGACAATGAAGACATCCCCACCGAACTCAGCGACTCCTCAGAGACCCACGACGAGG CAGGGGAAGTGCAGGCATTCCACGATGACCTTAAAGGGAGACAGTACATCGATGAGGTTTACAAGTTCAGTGTGGACAAGATGTACGACATCCTCTTCACAGAATCACAGTTTATGACCGACTTCATGGAGCAGCGCAGGTTCTCTG ATATAGTGTTTCATTCCTGGAAGAAGGACGATGCAGCGGGGAACCAGACGAGAGAGATCATGTACACCATCTCCCTGTCCAACCCGCTGGCCCCCAAGACAGCCACTGTCACAGAGACCCAGACACTGTACAAGGCCAGCCATGAGAGTGAGTGCTACATCATCGATGCTGAGGTCATCACACACGATGTGCCCTACCACGACTACTTCTACACGCTCAACCGTTACATGCTGACACGGGTGGCCAAGAACAAGTGCCGGTTAAG GGTGTCCACTGAGCTACGTTACAGAAAACAGCCATGGGGATTAGTGAAGGGCTTCATCGAGAAGAACTTCTGGAGCGGGCTGGACGAGAACTTCCGCCATCTTG AGTTGGAGCTGTCGAAGGTGGAGGATGTGGTGTTGGAGTCGGCCCGGCCCTCTCCCAAGGTCAAGGTGGTGAAGACGTCTGTGAGGCGGAGGAAAAGACCACTGGTCCAATTACGGAGCCAGCACCTGGACGATGCCCTCCTCAGCCCTGTCACCACGCCAACCGACGACGAGGTCATCCACCGCATCAAACATGTGGGCGTGACAG GTTCCACTCAGACCAGGCACATGCCTGAGCACCTCCCTGGAGGCTTTGCCCTCTACAGTGTCTCCAAACTGCTGCTCATCATCAGCTTTGT GATCTGTCTAAG cctGGTTTTGCTGGTTTTGCTCAACATGATGCTGTTCTATAAGCTGTGGATGCTGGAGTATTCTGCACAGCCTCTTACCACCTGGCAAGGGCTGCGAATACATGAGAA tAAACTGCCCCAGACGCAGATGGAGTGGGCCCAGCTCCTGAAGTCCCAACAGCGTTACCATGATGCTGAGCTGCAGAAGTGGAGAGAGATCATCAAATCCTCAGTGGTACTATTAGACCAG ATGAAAGACTCTCTATCGAACCTTCAAAGGGGCATTGACTTAAGGGACTACAGCTCAGAAGCTGAGGAGAAAAGAAGCCGTTACCACTGA
- the LOC106581103 gene encoding protein Aster-B isoform X7, translating into MEAHMGLPSDWEAVLELDEALAGWLPQDPAQEEFGWEWGWATSDPPDQNLESEEVPAVLSPTYKQRNEDFRKLFKQLPDTERLIVDYSCALQRDILLQGRLYLSENWICFYSNIFRWETLLTVRLKDVCTMTKEKTARLIPNAIQVSTDGEKHFLTSFGARDRTYMMMFRLWQNALLDKPLCPKELWHFVHQCYGNELGLTSDDEDYVHPDDDFNTMGFCEEIPNEENEISNDNLSKSSAEAKHEGSPPSIHKKCIISSTISSEPLSVSLSDIIEFDLPPDEYIDCLPDGELLALPLVLEQRLAEASGLVPSTSLDFNDNEDIPTELSDSSETHDEAGEVQAFHDDLKGRQYIDEVYKFSVDKMYDILFTESQFMTDFMEQRRFSDIVFHSWKKDDAAGNQTREIMYTISLSNPLAPKTATVTETQTLYKASHESECYIIDAEVITHDVPYHDYFYTLNRYMLTRVAKNKCRLRVSTELRYRKQPWGLVKGFIEKNFWSGLDENFRHLELELSKVEDVVLESARPSPKVKVVKTSVRRRKRPLVQLRSQHLDDALLSPVTTPTDDEVIHRIKHVGVTGSTQTRHMPEHLPGGFALYSVSKLLLIISFVICLSLVLLVLLNMMLFYKLWMLEYSAQPLTTWQGLRIHENKLPQTQMEWAQLLKSQQRYHDAELQKWREIIKSSVVLLDQMKDSLSNLQRGIDLRDYSSEAEEKRSRYH; encoded by the exons ATGGAGGCTCACATGGGACTGCCGTCGGACTGGGAGGCAGTACTGGAGCTGGATGAAGCCCTGGCTGGGTGGCTCCCACAGGATCCGGCACAGGAAGAGTTTGGGTGGGAGTGGGGCTGGGCCACCTCGGACCCCCCAGACCAGAACTTGGAGTCAGAGGAGGTCCCTGCA gtgtTGAGCCCCACATACAAACAGCGTAATGAGGACTTCAGGAAGCTCTTCAAGCAGCTACCGGACACAGAGCGACTTATCGTGG ATTACTCCTGCGCCCTGCAACGAGACATCCTCCTGCAGGGCCGACTCTACCTCTCAGAAAACTGGATCTGTTTTTATAGCAACATCTTCCGCTGGGAAACGCTG CTGACGGTGAGGCTGAAGGACGTCTGCACCATGACAAAGGAGAAGACAGCCCGCCTCATCCCCAACGCCATCCAGGTGTCCACAGACGGTGAGAAG CACTTTCTCACCTCATTTGGAGCACGGGACAGGACCTACATGATGATGTTCAGGTTATGGCAGAATGCACTGCTGGACAAA CCCCTGTGCCCCAAAGAGCTATGGCACTTTGTCCATCAGTGTTATGGCAACGAGCTTGGCCTGACCAGTGACGACGAGGACTATGTTCACCCTGACGACGacttcaacaccatggg GTTCTGTGAGGAGATCCCTAACGAGGAGAATGAGATCAGTAATGACAACTTGTCTAAGAGCAGTGCCGAGGCCAAGCACGAGGGCAGCCCACCATCCATACACAAGAAATGCATCATCAGCTCAACCATCAGCAGCGAGCCCCTCTCTGTGAGTCTCAGCGACAtaatagag TTTGACCTCCCTCCAGACGAATACATCGACTGCCTCCCTGACGGGGAGCTGCTGGCCTTGCCCCTGGTGCTGGAGCAGAGGCTAGCGGAGGCCAGCGGCCTGGTGCCCTCAACCTCCCTAGACTTCAACGACAATGAAGACATCCCCACCGAACTCAGCGACTCCTCAGAGACCCACGACGAGG CAGGGGAAGTGCAGGCATTCCACGATGACCTTAAAGGGAGACAGTACATCGATGAGGTTTACAAGTTCAGTGTGGACAAGATGTACGACATCCTCTTCACAGAATCACAGTTTATGACCGACTTCATGGAGCAGCGCAGGTTCTCTG ATATAGTGTTTCATTCCTGGAAGAAGGACGATGCAGCGGGGAACCAGACGAGAGAGATCATGTACACCATCTCCCTGTCCAACCCGCTGGCCCCCAAGACAGCCACTGTCACAGAGACCCAGACACTGTACAAGGCCAGCCATGAGAGTGAGTGCTACATCATCGATGCTGAGGTCATCACACACGATGTGCCCTACCACGACTACTTCTACACGCTCAACCGTTACATGCTGACACGGGTGGCCAAGAACAAGTGCCGGTTAAG GGTGTCCACTGAGCTACGTTACAGAAAACAGCCATGGGGATTAGTGAAGGGCTTCATCGAGAAGAACTTCTGGAGCGGGCTGGACGAGAACTTCCGCCATCTTG AGTTGGAGCTGTCGAAGGTGGAGGATGTGGTGTTGGAGTCGGCCCGGCCCTCTCCCAAGGTCAAGGTGGTGAAGACGTCTGTGAGGCGGAGGAAAAGACCACTGGTCCAATTACGGAGCCAGCACCTGGACGATGCCCTCCTCAGCCCTGTCACCACGCCAACCGACGACGAGGTCATCCACCGCATCAAACATGTGGGCGTGACAG GTTCCACTCAGACCAGGCACATGCCTGAGCACCTCCCTGGAGGCTTTGCCCTCTACAGTGTCTCCAAACTGCTGCTCATCATCAGCTTTGT GATCTGTCTAAG cctGGTTTTGCTGGTTTTGCTCAACATGATGCTGTTCTATAAGCTGTGGATGCTGGAGTATTCTGCACAGCCTCTTACCACCTGGCAAGGGCTGCGAATACATGAGAA tAAACTGCCCCAGACGCAGATGGAGTGGGCCCAGCTCCTGAAGTCCCAACAGCGTTACCATGATGCTGAGCTGCAGAAGTGGAGAGAGATCATCAAATCCTCAGTGGTACTATTAGACCAG ATGAAAGACTCTCTATCGAACCTTCAAAGGGGCATTGACTTAAGGGACTACAGCTCAGAAGCTGAGGAGAAAAGAAGCCGTTACCACTGA
- the LOC106581103 gene encoding protein Aster-B isoform X2: MLSQQSSQQSSHDDDSTRFLTPFNLEERSDSAADKISTASNSNRSTPACSPVLRPKRSPTPQSLEPGENMVEKGHSDHSSDKSPSTPEQVVQRTYSLQSARSGGKNSKKSQSWYNHERQHILRVLSPTYKQRNEDFRKLFKQLPDTERLIVDYSCALQRDILLQGRLYLSENWICFYSNIFRWETLLTVRLKDVCTMTKEKTARLIPNAIQVSTDGEKHFLTSFGARDRTYMMMFRLWQNALLDKPLCPKELWHFVHQCYGNELGLTSDDEDYVHPDDDFNTMGFCEEIPNEENEISNDNLSKSSAEAKHEGSPPSIHKKCIISSTISSEPLSVSLSDIIEFDLPPDEYIDCLPDGELLALPLVLEQRLAEASGLVPSTSLDFNDNEDIPTELSDSSETHDEAGEVQAFHDDLKGRQYIDEVYKFSVDKMYDILFTESQFMTDFMEQRRFSDIVFHSWKKDDAAGNQTREIMYTISLSNPLAPKTATVTETQTLYKASHESECYIIDAEVITHDVPYHDYFYTLNRYMLTRVAKNKCRLRVSTELRYRKQPWGLVKGFIEKNFWSGLDENFRHLELELSKVEDVVLESARPSPKVKVVKTSVRRRKRPLVQLRSQHLDDALLSPVTTPTDDEVIHRIKHVGVTGSTQTRHMPEHLPGGFALYSVSKLLLIISFVLVLLVLLNMMLFYKLWMLEYSAQPLTTWQGLRIHENKLPQTQMEWAQLLKSQQRYHDAELQKWREIIKSSVVLLDQMKDSLSNLQRGIDLRDYSSEAEEKRSRYH, encoded by the exons CACTGCCAGTAACTCCAACAGGAGCACGCCCGCTTGCTCGCCCGTCTTGCGTCCTAAACGCTCACCCACGCCCCAGAGCCTGGAGCCTGGTGAGAACATGGTGGAGAAGGGCCACTCTGACCACTCCTCTGACAAGTCCCCCTCCACCCCCGAGCAAGTGGTACAGCGAACCTACTCTCTGCAGTCCGCCCGGAGCGGAGGCAAGAACTCCAAG AAGAGCCAGAGCTGGTACAAC cATGAAAGACAACACATCCTGAGA gtgtTGAGCCCCACATACAAACAGCGTAATGAGGACTTCAGGAAGCTCTTCAAGCAGCTACCGGACACAGAGCGACTTATCGTGG ATTACTCCTGCGCCCTGCAACGAGACATCCTCCTGCAGGGCCGACTCTACCTCTCAGAAAACTGGATCTGTTTTTATAGCAACATCTTCCGCTGGGAAACGCTG CTGACGGTGAGGCTGAAGGACGTCTGCACCATGACAAAGGAGAAGACAGCCCGCCTCATCCCCAACGCCATCCAGGTGTCCACAGACGGTGAGAAG CACTTTCTCACCTCATTTGGAGCACGGGACAGGACCTACATGATGATGTTCAGGTTATGGCAGAATGCACTGCTGGACAAA CCCCTGTGCCCCAAAGAGCTATGGCACTTTGTCCATCAGTGTTATGGCAACGAGCTTGGCCTGACCAGTGACGACGAGGACTATGTTCACCCTGACGACGacttcaacaccatggg GTTCTGTGAGGAGATCCCTAACGAGGAGAATGAGATCAGTAATGACAACTTGTCTAAGAGCAGTGCCGAGGCCAAGCACGAGGGCAGCCCACCATCCATACACAAGAAATGCATCATCAGCTCAACCATCAGCAGCGAGCCCCTCTCTGTGAGTCTCAGCGACAtaatagag TTTGACCTCCCTCCAGACGAATACATCGACTGCCTCCCTGACGGGGAGCTGCTGGCCTTGCCCCTGGTGCTGGAGCAGAGGCTAGCGGAGGCCAGCGGCCTGGTGCCCTCAACCTCCCTAGACTTCAACGACAATGAAGACATCCCCACCGAACTCAGCGACTCCTCAGAGACCCACGACGAGG CAGGGGAAGTGCAGGCATTCCACGATGACCTTAAAGGGAGACAGTACATCGATGAGGTTTACAAGTTCAGTGTGGACAAGATGTACGACATCCTCTTCACAGAATCACAGTTTATGACCGACTTCATGGAGCAGCGCAGGTTCTCTG ATATAGTGTTTCATTCCTGGAAGAAGGACGATGCAGCGGGGAACCAGACGAGAGAGATCATGTACACCATCTCCCTGTCCAACCCGCTGGCCCCCAAGACAGCCACTGTCACAGAGACCCAGACACTGTACAAGGCCAGCCATGAGAGTGAGTGCTACATCATCGATGCTGAGGTCATCACACACGATGTGCCCTACCACGACTACTTCTACACGCTCAACCGTTACATGCTGACACGGGTGGCCAAGAACAAGTGCCGGTTAAG GGTGTCCACTGAGCTACGTTACAGAAAACAGCCATGGGGATTAGTGAAGGGCTTCATCGAGAAGAACTTCTGGAGCGGGCTGGACGAGAACTTCCGCCATCTTG AGTTGGAGCTGTCGAAGGTGGAGGATGTGGTGTTGGAGTCGGCCCGGCCCTCTCCCAAGGTCAAGGTGGTGAAGACGTCTGTGAGGCGGAGGAAAAGACCACTGGTCCAATTACGGAGCCAGCACCTGGACGATGCCCTCCTCAGCCCTGTCACCACGCCAACCGACGACGAGGTCATCCACCGCATCAAACATGTGGGCGTGACAG GTTCCACTCAGACCAGGCACATGCCTGAGCACCTCCCTGGAGGCTTTGCCCTCTACAGTGTCTCCAAACTGCTGCTCATCATCAGCTTTGT cctGGTTTTGCTGGTTTTGCTCAACATGATGCTGTTCTATAAGCTGTGGATGCTGGAGTATTCTGCACAGCCTCTTACCACCTGGCAAGGGCTGCGAATACATGAGAA tAAACTGCCCCAGACGCAGATGGAGTGGGCCCAGCTCCTGAAGTCCCAACAGCGTTACCATGATGCTGAGCTGCAGAAGTGGAGAGAGATCATCAAATCCTCAGTGGTACTATTAGACCAG ATGAAAGACTCTCTATCGAACCTTCAAAGGGGCATTGACTTAAGGGACTACAGCTCAGAAGCTGAGGAGAAAAGAAGCCGTTACCACTGA